In the Tenrec ecaudatus isolate mTenEca1 chromosome 16, mTenEca1.hap1, whole genome shotgun sequence genome, one interval contains:
- the RASAL1 gene encoding rasGAP-activating-like protein 1 isoform X4: MAKSSSLNVRVVEGRALPAKDVDLAPRDISGTSDPFARVFWGCQSLETTTIKKTRFPHWDEVLELREPPGPLSPLRVELWDWDMVGKNDFLGMVEFSPQVLQQNPPNGWFRLLPFPRAEEDAGGSLGALRLKVRLTEDRVLPSLHYQPLTDLLMESALDPTEEDTASPLALLEELTSGDCRQDLATKLVKLFLGRGLAGPFLDYLTRREVARTTNPNTLFRSNSLASKSMEQFMKLVGMPYLHEVLKPMVSRVFEEKKYMELDPCKMELGRTRRISFKGALSEEHVRETSLGLLTGYLGPIVDAIVGSVGRCPLTMRLAFRKLGQRVQERFPQPEHEDVKYLAISGFLFLRFFAPAILTPKLFDLRDQHADPQTSRSLLLLAKAVQSIGNLGQQLGQGKELWMAPLHPFLLQSISRVRDFLDRLVDVEGEEVAGGPARVLVPPSVTVREGYLLKRKEESASLATRFTFKKRYFRLSGETLSYSKTPELQMRSTIPVSRIRAVERVDEGAFQLPHVMQVVTQDDAGALHTDYLQCKNVNELNQWLSALRKASAPNPDKLAACHPGAFRGARWTCCLQAKRSAAGCSRTHSAVTLGDWSDPLDPDAEAQMVYRQLLLGRDQLRVKFLEDPNPDTTLEADTGVGPNVLEGDYPNDLVRQRTMAVRLLAMLEDLDRAHEEFQQRERDQAASRPLGP, translated from the exons GGACCTGGCCCCCCGGGATATCTCTGGCACGTCGGACCCCTTTGCTCGTGTGTTTTGGGGCTGCCAGAGTTTGGAGACTACA ACCATCAAGAAGACCCGCTTCCCACACTGGGATGAGGTGCTGGAGCTGCGAGAGCCACCGgggcccctgtcccctcttcggGTGGAGCTCTGGGACTGGGACATGGTGGGCAAAAATGACTTCTTGGGAATG GTGGAGTTCTCCCCCCAGGTCCTGCAGCAGAACCCACCCAATGGCTGGTTCCGCCTCCTGCCCTTTCCCAGAGCAGAGGAGGATGCTGG GGGGAGCCTGGGGGCGCTGCGACTGAAGGTGCGCCTGACTGAGGACCGCGTGCTGCCCTCCCTGCACTACCAGCCGCTTACTGACCTGCTCATGGAGTCCGCGCTGGACCCGACAGAG GAGGACACTGCAAGCCCCCTGGCCTTGCTGGAGGAGTTGACCTCGGGGGACTGCCGCCAGGACCTGGCCACCAAGCTGGTGAAGCTTTTCCTGGGCCGGGGCCTGGCCGGCCCTTTCCTGGACTATCTCACCCGGCGCGAGGTGGCTCGGACCA CCAACCCCAACACTCTCTTCCGTTCTAACTCGCTGGCCTCCAAGTCCATGGAGCAGTTTATGAAG CTCGTGGGCATGCCCTACCTGCACGAGGTCTTGAAGCCAATGGTCAGTCGCGTCTTCGAGGAGAAGAAATACATGGAGCTGGACCCATGCAAGATGGAGCTGGGTCGCACACG GCGGATCTCCTTCAAGGGCGCCCTCTCAGAGGAGCATGTGCGGGAGACCAGCTTGGGGCTGCTGACTGGCTACCTGGGGCCCATCGTGGACGCAATTGTGGGCTCTGTGGGACGCTGCCCGCTCACCATGCGCCTGGCTTTCAGGAAGCTGGGGCAGCGCGTGCAGGAACGTTTCCCCCAGCCGGAACACGAG GACGTGAAATACCTGGCCATCAGCGGCTTCCTCTTCCTGCGGTTCTTTGCACCTGCCATCCTCACTCCAAAGCTCTTTGACCTCCGGGACCAGCACGCAGACCCCCAGACCAGTCGCTCGCTGCTCCTGCTCGCCAAG GCTGTGCAGAGCATCGGGAACCTGGGCCAGCAGCTGGGCCAGGGCAAGGAGCTGTGGATGGCACCCCTCCATCCCTTCCTGCTGCAGAGCATCTCCCGAGTGCGGGACTTCCTGGACCGGTTGGTGGATGTGGAAGGGGAGGAAG TGGCTGGGGGCCCAGCCCGGGTCCTGGTCCCGCCCTCTGTGACTGTCCGGGAAGGCTACCTGCTGAAGCGCAAGGAGGAGTCTGCCAGCTTGGCCACCCGCTTCACCTTCAAGAAGCGCTACTTCCGGCTCAGCGGGGAGACCCTGTCCTACTCCAAGACTCCAGAGTTGCAG ATGCGCTCTACCATTCCGGTGTCACGCATCCGCGCCGTGGAGCGCGTGGACGAGGGCGCCTTCCAGCTGCCCCACGTGATGCAGGTGGTGACCCAGGACGATGCGGGAGCGCTGCACACCGACTACCTCCAGTGTAAG AACGTGAACGAGCTGAATCAATGGCTCTCCGCCCTGCGGAAGGCCAGCGCCCCCAACCCGGACAAGCTGGCTGCCTGCCACCCTGGTGCCTTCCGCGGTGCTCGCTGGACCTGCTGCCTCCAGGCCAAGCGCTCAG CTGCTGGCTGCAGCCGCACCCACTCGGCGGTCACCCTGGGGGATTGGAGTGACCCTCTGGACCCTGATGCGGAGGCGCAGATGGTGTATCGGCAGCTGCTTCTGGGGCGGGATCAGCTCag GGTGAAGTTCCTGGAGGATCCCAATCCGGATAcaaccctggaggcagacactggGGTGGGCCCCAATGTCCTAGAAG gggacTATCCTAATGACCTCGTCCGGCAAAGAACAATGGCTGTCCGTCTGCTGGCCATGCTTGAAGACTTAGACCGTGCCCACGAGGAGTTCCAGCAGCGGGAGCGGGACCAGGCTGCCTCTAGGCCCCTTGGCCCCTGA
- the RASAL1 gene encoding rasGAP-activating-like protein 1 isoform X6, which yields MAKSSSLNVRVVEGRALPAKDVGSLGALRLKVRLTEDRVLPSLHYQPLTDLLMESALDPTEEDTASPLALLEELTSGDCRQDLATKLVKLFLGRGLAGPFLDYLTRREVARTTNPNTLFRSNSLASKSMEQFMKLVGMPYLHEVLKPMVSRVFEEKKYMELDPCKMELGRTRRISFKGALSEEHVRETSLGLLTGYLGPIVDAIVGSVGRCPLTMRLAFRKLGQRVQERFPQPEHEDVKYLAISGFLFLRFFAPAILTPKLFDLRDQHADPQTSRSLLLLAKAVQSIGNLGQQLGQGKELWMAPLHPFLLQSISRVRDFLDRLVDVEGEEVAGGPARVLVPPSVTVREGYLLKRKEESASLATRFTFKKRYFRLSGETLSYSKTPELQMRSTIPVSRIRAVERVDEGAFQLPHVMQVVTQDDAGALHTDYLQCKNVNELNQWLSALRKASAPNPDKLAACHPGAFRGARWTCCLQAKRSAAGCSRTHSAVTLGDWSDPLDPDAEAQMVYRQLLLGRDQLRVKFLEDPNPDTTLEADTGVGPNVLEGDYPNDLVRQRTMAVRLLAMLEDLDRAHEEFQQRERDQAASRPLGP from the exons GGGGAGCCTGGGGGCGCTGCGACTGAAGGTGCGCCTGACTGAGGACCGCGTGCTGCCCTCCCTGCACTACCAGCCGCTTACTGACCTGCTCATGGAGTCCGCGCTGGACCCGACAGAG GAGGACACTGCAAGCCCCCTGGCCTTGCTGGAGGAGTTGACCTCGGGGGACTGCCGCCAGGACCTGGCCACCAAGCTGGTGAAGCTTTTCCTGGGCCGGGGCCTGGCCGGCCCTTTCCTGGACTATCTCACCCGGCGCGAGGTGGCTCGGACCA CCAACCCCAACACTCTCTTCCGTTCTAACTCGCTGGCCTCCAAGTCCATGGAGCAGTTTATGAAG CTCGTGGGCATGCCCTACCTGCACGAGGTCTTGAAGCCAATGGTCAGTCGCGTCTTCGAGGAGAAGAAATACATGGAGCTGGACCCATGCAAGATGGAGCTGGGTCGCACACG GCGGATCTCCTTCAAGGGCGCCCTCTCAGAGGAGCATGTGCGGGAGACCAGCTTGGGGCTGCTGACTGGCTACCTGGGGCCCATCGTGGACGCAATTGTGGGCTCTGTGGGACGCTGCCCGCTCACCATGCGCCTGGCTTTCAGGAAGCTGGGGCAGCGCGTGCAGGAACGTTTCCCCCAGCCGGAACACGAG GACGTGAAATACCTGGCCATCAGCGGCTTCCTCTTCCTGCGGTTCTTTGCACCTGCCATCCTCACTCCAAAGCTCTTTGACCTCCGGGACCAGCACGCAGACCCCCAGACCAGTCGCTCGCTGCTCCTGCTCGCCAAG GCTGTGCAGAGCATCGGGAACCTGGGCCAGCAGCTGGGCCAGGGCAAGGAGCTGTGGATGGCACCCCTCCATCCCTTCCTGCTGCAGAGCATCTCCCGAGTGCGGGACTTCCTGGACCGGTTGGTGGATGTGGAAGGGGAGGAAG TGGCTGGGGGCCCAGCCCGGGTCCTGGTCCCGCCCTCTGTGACTGTCCGGGAAGGCTACCTGCTGAAGCGCAAGGAGGAGTCTGCCAGCTTGGCCACCCGCTTCACCTTCAAGAAGCGCTACTTCCGGCTCAGCGGGGAGACCCTGTCCTACTCCAAGACTCCAGAGTTGCAG ATGCGCTCTACCATTCCGGTGTCACGCATCCGCGCCGTGGAGCGCGTGGACGAGGGCGCCTTCCAGCTGCCCCACGTGATGCAGGTGGTGACCCAGGACGATGCGGGAGCGCTGCACACCGACTACCTCCAGTGTAAG AACGTGAACGAGCTGAATCAATGGCTCTCCGCCCTGCGGAAGGCCAGCGCCCCCAACCCGGACAAGCTGGCTGCCTGCCACCCTGGTGCCTTCCGCGGTGCTCGCTGGACCTGCTGCCTCCAGGCCAAGCGCTCAG CTGCTGGCTGCAGCCGCACCCACTCGGCGGTCACCCTGGGGGATTGGAGTGACCCTCTGGACCCTGATGCGGAGGCGCAGATGGTGTATCGGCAGCTGCTTCTGGGGCGGGATCAGCTCag GGTGAAGTTCCTGGAGGATCCCAATCCGGATAcaaccctggaggcagacactggGGTGGGCCCCAATGTCCTAGAAG gggacTATCCTAATGACCTCGTCCGGCAAAGAACAATGGCTGTCCGTCTGCTGGCCATGCTTGAAGACTTAGACCGTGCCCACGAGGAGTTCCAGCAGCGGGAGCGGGACCAGGCTGCCTCTAGGCCCCTTGGCCCCTGA